In Schlegelella aquatica, one DNA window encodes the following:
- a CDS encoding ABC transporter permease, whose product MSAAAGEPTVSREAAARPQGEGVWRLAWRRFRADRVGMASLAVVAAFLLLVAASAAGLVARDWQREVGVPYAPPSFLTSHAAQEPGGTGAPTASAGAAADEAGPASPRGEPIDLSDIDPLAPRYEEWRRRAAQLQTTEPPRRATLPLGGDRLGRDVLAKAVQGAQVSIFVGVAAAFVATAFGTALGALAGFFGGRLGDVLEWLYNVFTSVPGILLIFAFAAVFGRGIGTVVLILGFTGWTGVYRQVRAEYLQHAVRDYVRAAEASGAGPWVRMVRHILPNVSHVILVQLSILVVGFIKAEVILSYLGLGVPVDQVSWGTMLGEAQSELILGHWWQLATATAFMAVFVTAFSLLTDALRDALDPKLRGVEA is encoded by the coding sequence GTGAGCGCGGCCGCCGGCGAGCCGACCGTCTCGCGCGAGGCCGCGGCCCGGCCGCAGGGCGAGGGCGTGTGGCGGCTCGCGTGGCGCCGCTTTCGCGCGGACCGCGTCGGCATGGCGTCGCTGGCCGTCGTGGCCGCCTTCTTGCTGCTGGTGGCGGCCAGCGCCGCGGGACTCGTGGCGCGCGACTGGCAGCGCGAGGTGGGCGTGCCCTATGCGCCGCCGAGTTTTCTGACGAGCCACGCGGCGCAGGAGCCAGGAGGCACGGGCGCGCCGACAGCGTCCGCCGGCGCAGCGGCCGACGAAGCGGGCCCTGCCTCGCCCCGTGGCGAGCCCATCGATCTGTCGGACATCGACCCGCTTGCGCCGCGCTACGAGGAGTGGCGCCGCCGGGCTGCGCAACTGCAGACCACCGAGCCGCCGAGACGCGCGACGCTGCCGCTGGGCGGCGACCGCCTCGGGCGCGACGTGCTCGCCAAGGCGGTCCAGGGGGCGCAGGTCTCGATCTTCGTCGGTGTGGCGGCGGCCTTCGTCGCCACCGCGTTCGGCACCGCCCTCGGGGCGCTGGCGGGGTTCTTCGGCGGACGGCTCGGGGACGTCTTGGAGTGGCTCTACAACGTCTTCACCTCGGTGCCGGGCATCTTGCTGATCTTCGCGTTCGCGGCGGTGTTCGGCCGCGGCATCGGCACCGTCGTGCTGATCCTCGGCTTCACGGGCTGGACGGGCGTGTACCGGCAGGTGCGCGCCGAGTACCTTCAGCACGCCGTGCGCGACTACGTACGCGCCGCCGAGGCATCGGGCGCCGGCCCCTGGGTGCGCATGGTGCGGCACATCTTGCCCAATGTGTCGCACGTGATCCTGGTGCAGCTGTCGATCCTCGTCGTCGGCTTCATCAAGGCCGAGGTGATCCTCTCGTACCTGGGCCTGGGCGTGCCGGTGGATCAGGTCTCGTGGGGCACGATGCTCGGCGAGGCCCAAAGCGAACTGATCCTGGGCCATTGGTGGCAGCTCGCCACCGCCACGGCCTTCATGGCGGTGTTCGTCACCGCGTTTTCGCTGCTCACCGATGCCCTGCGCGACGCGCTGGACCCGAAGCTGCGGGGGGTGGAGGCATGA
- a CDS encoding ABC transporter ATP-binding protein, translating to MAPLLALEDLRVAFRLGERGRLRRVVAVDGVSFAVPAERTVALVGESGSGKSVTALSVLRLLPPNAEITGRVHFGGEELLRAPLARLRQLRGRHIACVFQDPMASLNPVFTVGEQIAEPLRLHLGLSRRQAWARAEHLLEEVGLPEPHRRLRSYPHQLSGGQQQRAMIAMALACEPRLLIADEPTTALDVTVQRQILDLLLRLQERRRMAMLFISHDLGVVADIAHEIVVMRHGRVREQGPAAQVLGAPRDAYTQALLACRPRLDVRVERLPVLDAPTPSPGPGSRPEDAQAPVVLEAQGLSRSHWVRRGWRREEFHALRGASFTLRAGHTLGVVGESGSGKTTLGLTLLGLHPARGGRTRGRALYRDGAHEWDLTRLAAHEWRPLRRHLQIVFQNPYASLNPRYTVAQALTEPMRLHGLGTDAHERQARARALLAKVGLDAGALHRYPHEFSGGQRQRIAIARCLALEPRVLVLDEAVSALDVSVQAQVLNLLKDLQDELGLAYLFITHDLAVVRFMADDLLVLKDGEVVEQGPTDAVLAAPHAEYTRRLLQSVPHALGAPNGPRTP from the coding sequence ATGGCGCCGCTGCTCGCCCTCGAAGACCTGCGTGTGGCCTTCAGGCTGGGCGAGCGCGGCCGCCTGCGTCGCGTCGTCGCGGTCGATGGCGTCAGCTTTGCGGTGCCGGCCGAGCGCACCGTCGCGCTGGTGGGCGAGTCGGGCTCGGGCAAGAGCGTGACGGCCCTGTCGGTGCTGCGGCTGCTGCCCCCCAACGCCGAGATCACGGGCCGCGTGCACTTCGGCGGCGAGGAGCTGCTGCGCGCGCCGCTCGCGCGGCTGCGGCAACTGCGCGGCCGTCACATCGCCTGCGTGTTCCAGGACCCGATGGCCTCGCTCAACCCGGTGTTCACCGTGGGCGAACAGATCGCCGAGCCGCTGCGCCTGCACCTGGGCCTGTCGCGCCGCCAGGCGTGGGCGCGCGCCGAGCATCTGCTGGAGGAGGTGGGCCTGCCCGAGCCGCACCGGCGCCTGCGGTCCTACCCGCACCAGCTTTCGGGCGGCCAGCAGCAGCGCGCGATGATCGCGATGGCCCTGGCCTGCGAGCCGCGCCTGTTGATCGCCGACGAGCCCACCACCGCGCTCGACGTGACGGTGCAGCGCCAGATCCTCGATCTGCTGTTGCGGCTGCAGGAGCGGCGCCGCATGGCGATGCTCTTCATCAGCCACGACCTCGGCGTGGTGGCCGACATCGCGCACGAGATCGTCGTGATGCGCCACGGCCGTGTGCGCGAGCAAGGGCCGGCGGCCCAAGTGCTGGGCGCCCCGCGCGACGCCTACACGCAGGCGCTGCTGGCCTGCCGCCCGCGGCTGGATGTGCGCGTCGAGCGCCTGCCCGTGCTCGACGCGCCCACGCCCTCCCCCGGCCCCGGGTCGCGCCCCGAAGACGCCCAGGCGCCCGTCGTGCTCGAGGCCCAGGGCCTCTCGCGCAGCCATTGGGTGCGGCGCGGCTGGCGACGCGAGGAGTTCCATGCCCTGCGCGGCGCCAGCTTCACGCTGCGCGCCGGGCACACGTTGGGCGTCGTCGGCGAGTCGGGCTCCGGCAAGACGACCTTGGGCCTGACGCTGTTGGGCCTGCATCCCGCCCGCGGCGGGCGCACGCGCGGTCGGGCGCTCTACCGCGACGGCGCGCACGAGTGGGACCTGACGCGGCTCGCTGCGCACGAGTGGCGGCCGCTGCGGCGGCATCTGCAGATCGTCTTTCAGAACCCGTATGCCTCGCTCAACCCGCGCTACACGGTCGCGCAGGCACTGACCGAGCCGATGCGGCTGCACGGCCTCGGCACGGATGCGCACGAGCGCCAAGCGCGGGCGCGCGCGCTGCTCGCCAAGGTGGGCCTGGACGCCGGGGCGCTGCACCGGTATCCGCACGAGTTCTCCGGCGGGCAGCGCCAGCGCATCGCGATTGCCCGCTGCCTCGCGCTCGAGCCGCGCGTGCTGGTGCTCGACGAAGCCGTCTCTGCACTCGACGTGTCGGTGCAGGCGCAGGTCCTCAATCTGCTGAAGGACCTGCAAGACGAGCTGGGCCTGGCCTACCTCTTCATCACGCACGACTTGGCGGTGGTGCGCTTCATGGCCGACGACCTGCTCGTCCTCAAGGACGGCGAGGTGGTCGAGCAAGGCCCGACCGACGCCGTGCTCGCCGCACCGCACGCCGAGTACACCCGTCGGCTGCTGCAATCGGTGCCGCATGCCCTCGGCGCCCCGAACGGACCCCGTACGCCCTGA
- a CDS encoding oxidoreductase-like domain-containing protein, with amino-acid sequence MSAAPDPAEPSPPPAVGTDAGDDPPPPEPAPPAEGACCGSGCDPCVWDLYAEERARWMEAMRGWQARRRDAG; translated from the coding sequence ATGTCCGCTGCTCCCGACCCTGCCGAGCCTTCGCCCCCGCCTGCCGTCGGTACCGATGCCGGCGACGATCCGCCTCCGCCCGAGCCCGCGCCTCCCGCAGAAGGGGCCTGTTGCGGCAGCGGCTGCGACCCGTGCGTGTGGGACCTCTATGCCGAGGAGCGCGCCCGGTGGATGGAGGCGATGCGCGGGTGGCAGGCGCGACGGCGCGACGCGGGGTGA
- a CDS encoding potassium channel family protein, translated as MTLVVVLVALLLVIATTTWHYEVLRVLGPRIAHLHVRPRVRLLLVLFGCLFAHAVEIGMYAVAAHQLAHAGIYGRFVEEASPSWWRAWYYSAETFTSLGYGDELLEGPMRLLSGIECLNGLLLIGWSVSYLHMAMLRSWPDRIRERE; from the coding sequence ATGACCCTCGTCGTCGTCCTCGTCGCGCTCCTCCTGGTCATTGCGACCACCACCTGGCACTACGAGGTGCTGCGCGTGCTCGGGCCGCGCATCGCGCACCTGCACGTGCGGCCCCGGGTGCGCTTGCTGTTGGTGCTGTTCGGATGCCTGTTCGCGCACGCGGTCGAGATCGGCATGTACGCCGTGGCGGCCCATCAGCTCGCCCATGCGGGCATCTACGGCCGCTTCGTGGAGGAGGCGTCGCCCAGCTGGTGGCGCGCCTGGTACTACTCGGCCGAAACCTTCACCTCACTGGGCTACGGCGACGAACTGCTCGAAGGGCCGATGCGGCTGCTGTCGGGCATCGAGTGCCTCAACGGCCTGCTGCTGATCGGCTGGAGCGTCTCGTACCTGCACATGGCGATGCTGCGCTCCTGGCCCGACCGCATTCGAGAGCGCGAGTGA
- a CDS encoding PAS domain S-box protein, which yields MSPQSPPVAAARTDPQVARFVIVFGAAFCLFGAFLVGVLYQGVEPLQRFLGGAMLGTLALAMAGVGAWTPESRLRVATAIVLAGCLLGIIVVAVVTRQGLYSSGMPLVAVFVMVAGLLLGWRASAAMGALSAGGVAVLWLAERQGWLQGATAPAATSPSNRALALTGIVLSGLGLAWAFSVYGRRRWEAVLQAQQSVAASERRWRHLFARSPSALLLHREGVIIAANEAAARLFAYDSPEQLCGRPLLDLYDPVSRPLLRARLAMFDSLSEGASLPLAEFSMRRSDGRLLYATATGAKVLLPDGPAIESMYVDVTERRAAEKELLRSQALLSQLFSSSPDVVTVTEPQSGRYILVNPVIERMLGYKPEEVLGRTVVEVGILSSQAERERFLAIIRRDGSVKDFLVHYRAKDGRLVPCLISGTIFHVDGSPYLLVLTRDVSERLRSRAEYRAILDNAPVGIAVVQDGRFEQANARLEHMLGWETGTLAGQPVRVIWPSEEEFEAVRGVAARGLARDERVDIEREMMRRDGQRFWGRLRASRIDDGQPQRRSTLWILEDVTQAHQAARDLAVAKEQAEAASRAKSVFLANMSHEIRTPLHGVLGLAQLALAPGTPSLRREEYLRRIVDSAQSLAGIISDILDLSKIEAGRLQLEQLPFDLHELLHSLAQSYGELAASKGLRLQLRIEPRVPVQVMGDPLRLRQVLGNYLSNALKFAERGTVELTAAAVDGGVRLAVRDEGPGIDPALRDRLFQPFTQADESISRRYGGTGLGLSICRELARLMGGRVGVESEPGVGALFWVELPLPAARFSEAAAAGGPPEQDALQGARVLIVEDNPVNMMIAVAMLEQWGIEVVQSTDGQEALARLEASDAAFDAVLMDLHMSGMSGYEVTRRARERWDERRLPIIALTAAALVSEQERAFASGMNDFIPKPIDMQRLRAALARWVRCEGPSTVL from the coding sequence GTGTCGCCACAGTCCCCGCCCGTCGCCGCCGCGCGCACCGACCCCCAGGTCGCCCGCTTCGTCATCGTCTTCGGGGCGGCGTTCTGCCTGTTCGGGGCTTTCCTCGTCGGGGTGCTGTACCAGGGCGTGGAGCCGCTGCAGCGCTTTCTCGGGGGCGCGATGCTCGGTACCCTCGCGCTGGCGATGGCCGGCGTCGGGGCCTGGACGCCGGAGTCGCGCCTGCGTGTGGCCACCGCGATCGTGCTGGCAGGCTGTCTGCTGGGCATCATCGTGGTCGCCGTCGTCACCCGCCAGGGGCTCTACAGCAGCGGGATGCCGCTGGTCGCGGTGTTCGTCATGGTCGCAGGCCTGCTGCTCGGCTGGCGGGCGTCCGCGGCCATGGGCGCTCTCTCGGCGGGCGGTGTCGCCGTGCTGTGGCTCGCCGAGCGCCAGGGCTGGCTGCAAGGGGCCACGGCCCCGGCCGCCACGTCGCCCAGCAACCGCGCCCTCGCGCTGACCGGCATCGTCCTGTCGGGGCTCGGCCTGGCGTGGGCCTTCTCGGTGTACGGGCGCCGCCGCTGGGAGGCCGTGCTGCAGGCGCAGCAGTCGGTGGCGGCCAGCGAGCGGCGTTGGCGGCATCTCTTCGCGCGGTCGCCGTCGGCGCTGTTGCTGCACCGCGAGGGCGTCATCATCGCCGCCAACGAGGCGGCCGCACGCCTGTTCGCGTACGACTCCCCCGAGCAACTGTGCGGCCGGCCGCTGCTCGACTTGTACGACCCCGTCTCGCGCCCCCTGTTGCGCGCACGGCTGGCGATGTTCGACTCGCTCTCGGAAGGGGCGAGCCTGCCGCTGGCCGAGTTCAGCATGCGGCGCAGCGACGGGCGGCTCCTCTATGCCACCGCGACTGGGGCCAAGGTGCTGCTGCCGGACGGGCCGGCGATCGAGTCGATGTACGTCGACGTCACTGAGCGCCGTGCGGCCGAGAAGGAGTTGCTGCGATCCCAGGCGCTGCTGTCGCAGCTCTTCTCGTCGAGCCCCGACGTCGTCACCGTCACGGAGCCGCAGTCGGGCCGCTACATCCTCGTCAACCCCGTCATCGAGCGCATGCTCGGCTACAAGCCCGAGGAAGTGCTCGGCCGCACGGTGGTCGAGGTCGGCATCCTCAGCAGCCAGGCCGAGCGCGAACGGTTCCTCGCGATCATCCGCCGCGACGGCTCCGTCAAGGACTTCCTGGTGCACTACCGCGCCAAGGACGGCCGTCTGGTGCCTTGCCTCATCTCTGGCACCATCTTCCACGTGGACGGCTCGCCGTACCTGCTCGTGCTCACGCGCGACGTGAGCGAGCGTCTGCGCTCGCGTGCCGAGTACCGCGCCATCCTCGACAACGCGCCGGTGGGCATCGCCGTCGTGCAGGACGGCCGGTTCGAGCAGGCGAACGCGCGGCTCGAGCACATGCTGGGCTGGGAGACGGGCACGCTGGCCGGACAGCCGGTGCGGGTCATCTGGCCCAGCGAGGAGGAGTTCGAGGCCGTGCGCGGTGTGGCCGCACGCGGGCTGGCGCGCGACGAGCGCGTGGACATCGAACGCGAGATGATGCGTCGCGACGGCCAGCGCTTCTGGGGGCGCTTGCGCGCCTCGCGCATCGACGACGGCCAGCCCCAGCGTCGCAGCACACTGTGGATCCTGGAAGACGTGACGCAGGCCCACCAGGCCGCGCGAGACCTGGCCGTGGCAAAGGAGCAGGCCGAAGCCGCCAGCCGGGCCAAGAGCGTATTCCTGGCCAACATGAGCCACGAGATCCGCACGCCGCTGCACGGTGTGCTGGGCCTCGCGCAGCTCGCGCTCGCGCCGGGAACGCCCTCGTTGCGCCGCGAGGAGTACCTGCGCCGCATCGTGGACAGCGCGCAAAGTCTGGCGGGCATCATCTCGGACATCCTCGATCTGTCCAAGATCGAGGCCGGCCGTCTGCAGCTCGAGCAACTGCCCTTCGATCTGCACGAACTGCTGCACTCGCTGGCCCAGTCCTACGGGGAGCTGGCGGCCAGCAAGGGCCTGCGGCTCCAGCTTCGCATCGAGCCGCGCGTGCCGGTGCAGGTGATGGGCGACCCGCTGCGGCTGCGGCAGGTTCTGGGCAACTACCTGAGCAATGCGCTCAAGTTCGCAGAGCGGGGCACGGTCGAACTCACCGCGGCCGCCGTCGACGGCGGGGTGCGGCTCGCAGTGCGCGACGAGGGCCCGGGGATCGACCCGGCGCTGCGCGATCGGCTGTTCCAGCCCTTCACCCAGGCCGACGAATCCATCTCGCGCCGTTATGGAGGCACCGGCCTGGGCCTGTCGATTTGCCGGGAGCTGGCCCGCCTGATGGGCGGACGCGTCGGTGTCGAGAGCGAGCCTGGCGTGGGTGCGCTGTTCTGGGTCGAGTTGCCCCTGCCTGCCGCACGGTTCAGCGAGGCCGCGGCGGCGGGTGGGCCGCCCGAGCAGGACGCGCTGCAGGGGGCGCGGGTGCTCATCGTCGAGGACAACCCGGTCAACATGATGATTGCGGTGGCCATGCTCGAGCAGTGGGGCATCGAGGTGGTGCAGTCCACCGACGGCCAGGAGGCCCTGGCCCGGCTGGAGGCCAGCGACGCCGCGTTCGACGCCGTGCTGATGGACTTGCACATGTCGGGCATGAGCGGCTATGAAGTCACGCGCCGCGCCCGCGAGCGCTGGGACGAACGGCGCCTGCCCATCATCGCGCTGACCGCCGCGGCGCTCGTGAGCGAGCAGGAGCGCGCGTTCGCCTCGGGGATGAACGACTTCATCCCCAAGCCCATCGACATGCAGCGGCTGCGCGCGGCCCTGGCCCGATGGGTGCGCTGCGAAGGCCCCTCCACCGTGCTGTGA
- a CDS encoding TetR/AcrR family transcriptional regulator — MEAKTGRSELTRAAILDTALLMASAEGLESLTIGEVAKRLGMSKSGVFSRVGSREALQKAVIEEYDRRFLQDVFLPAMREPRGLPRLDAIVRLWLQRVRDIEAHTGCLYCAGAFEFDDREGPLRDLLYDGIMRWRATLRRSVLQAVEAGHLRPDTDVEQLVFELDGLFIALMRDARFLRDPRAADRTWSAYRRIIRSYRAPAAEAAKAGD; from the coding sequence ATGGAAGCAAAGACCGGCCGCAGCGAGCTCACTCGCGCGGCGATCCTCGACACCGCCTTGTTGATGGCCTCCGCCGAAGGGTTGGAGAGCCTCACGATCGGCGAAGTGGCCAAGCGCCTGGGCATGTCCAAGAGCGGCGTGTTCTCGCGCGTGGGCTCGCGCGAGGCCCTGCAGAAGGCGGTGATCGAGGAGTACGACCGGCGTTTCCTGCAGGACGTGTTTCTGCCAGCGATGCGCGAGCCGCGGGGGCTGCCCCGGCTCGACGCCATCGTGCGGCTGTGGTTGCAGCGCGTGCGGGACATCGAGGCGCACACCGGCTGCCTCTATTGCGCCGGCGCGTTCGAGTTCGACGACCGCGAAGGCCCGCTGCGCGATCTGCTGTACGACGGCATCATGCGCTGGCGCGCCACGCTGCGGCGCTCGGTGCTGCAGGCGGTGGAAGCCGGCCACCTGCGACCCGACACCGACGTCGAGCAGCTCGTGTTCGAACTGGACGGGCTGTTCATCGCGCTGATGCGTGACGCCCGCTTCCTGCGTGATCCCAGGGCGGCCGACCGCACCTGGTCGGCCTACCGGCGCATCATCCGCAGCTACCGCGCGCCTGCCGCCGAGGCGGCCAAGGCGGGCGACTGA
- a CDS encoding solute carrier family 23 protein — MSLFPQWREKTEGVVAPDERLPWPQTVAMGLQHVVAMFGATVLAPLLMGFDPNVAILMSGIGTLIFFFVVGGRVPSYLGSSFAFIGVVIAATGYAGQGANANIGVALGGIIACGVLYTLIGLAVMATGTGWIERFMPPVVTGSVVAVIGLNLAAVPVKNMAPTPFDAWMQAVTFLAVGAVAVFTRGMVQRLLILVGLIVASILYAVLTNGLGLGKPIDLSGIASAPWFGLPRFASPVFDASAMLLIAPVAVILVAENLGHLKAVSAMTGRDLNPMMGRAFVGDGLATIVSGASGGTGVTTYAENIGVMAATRIYSTAIFVVAALIAILLGFSPKFGALIQAVPLAVMGGVSIVVFGLIAVAGAKIWVDNRVDFSDNTNLIVAAITLILGTGDFTLKIGGFALGGIGTATFGAILLYALLGGHKR, encoded by the coding sequence ATGAGCTTGTTCCCCCAGTGGCGCGAGAAGACCGAGGGCGTCGTCGCGCCGGATGAGCGGCTGCCCTGGCCGCAGACCGTGGCGATGGGCCTGCAGCACGTGGTGGCGATGTTCGGTGCCACCGTGCTGGCGCCGCTGTTGATGGGCTTCGACCCCAACGTCGCGATCCTGATGAGCGGCATCGGCACGCTGATCTTCTTCTTCGTCGTGGGCGGCCGGGTGCCCAGCTACCTGGGCTCGAGCTTCGCCTTCATCGGCGTGGTGATCGCAGCCACCGGTTACGCCGGACAGGGCGCCAATGCCAACATCGGCGTGGCCTTGGGCGGCATCATCGCCTGCGGCGTGCTCTATACGCTCATCGGCCTGGCGGTGATGGCCACGGGCACCGGCTGGATCGAGCGCTTCATGCCGCCGGTGGTCACCGGCTCGGTCGTCGCGGTCATCGGCCTCAACCTCGCGGCCGTGCCGGTCAAGAACATGGCGCCCACGCCGTTCGACGCGTGGATGCAGGCGGTGACGTTCCTGGCCGTCGGCGCGGTCGCGGTCTTCACGCGCGGCATGGTGCAGCGCCTGTTGATCCTCGTGGGCCTCATCGTGGCCTCGATCCTCTATGCGGTGCTCACCAACGGCCTGGGGCTGGGCAAGCCGATCGACCTGTCGGGCATCGCGAGCGCCCCGTGGTTCGGGCTGCCGCGGTTCGCCTCGCCGGTGTTCGATGCCTCCGCGATGCTGCTGATCGCGCCGGTGGCCGTCATCCTCGTGGCGGAGAACCTGGGCCACCTCAAGGCCGTGAGCGCGATGACCGGCCGCGACCTCAACCCGATGATGGGCCGCGCCTTCGTCGGCGACGGCCTCGCCACCATCGTCTCGGGCGCCTCGGGCGGCACGGGCGTGACGACCTACGCCGAGAACATCGGCGTGATGGCCGCGACCCGGATCTACTCGACCGCCATCTTCGTGGTGGCCGCGCTGATCGCGATCCTGCTCGGCTTCAGCCCCAAGTTCGGCGCGCTGATCCAGGCCGTGCCGCTGGCCGTGATGGGCGGCGTGAGCATCGTGGTCTTCGGTCTCATCGCAGTGGCCGGCGCCAAGATCTGGGTCGACAACCGGGTGGACTTCTCCGACAACACCAACCTCATCGTGGCGGCGATCACGCTGATCCTCGGCACCGGCGACTTCACGTTGAAGATCGGCGGCTTCGCGCTGGGCGGCATCGGCACCGCGACCTTCGGTGCGATCCTGCTGTACGCCCTGCTGGGCGGGCACAAGCGCTGA
- a CDS encoding ABC transporter permease: protein MAYLLRRLWQMVPTLAGVVLLVFVLFKAFGGDPAEILAGLNATPEQIAAIRQELGLDRPWYVQLGRFVGQILSFDWGRSWATGEPVAQLFASRLPATLTVMLPILVLEVVLSIPLALAVAAVRGSLTDRAVMVLTTVALSVSFLVYVIVGQWLFAFRLGWFPVQGWSDSVWTNLLRYAPLPVLLAVAVSLAPQTRLYRSFFLDEMGQDYVRTARAKGLAERTVLLKHVLRNAMIPILTNIGAGLPGVFVGSFLIEVFFSIPGLGREVLLAVNRSDYPVIQAFTIYLAVLTMAINLLTDLLYKAVDPRVELK from the coding sequence ATGGCCTATCTCCTGCGACGACTGTGGCAAATGGTGCCGACGCTGGCCGGCGTGGTGCTGCTGGTGTTCGTGCTGTTCAAGGCCTTCGGCGGCGATCCGGCCGAGATCCTGGCGGGGCTCAACGCCACCCCCGAGCAGATCGCCGCGATCCGGCAGGAGCTGGGGCTGGACCGCCCCTGGTACGTGCAGCTCGGCCGCTTCGTCGGGCAGATCCTGAGCTTCGACTGGGGCCGCAGCTGGGCCACCGGCGAGCCCGTCGCCCAGCTCTTCGCGAGCCGGCTGCCGGCCACCCTCACGGTGATGCTGCCCATCCTCGTGCTCGAGGTGGTGCTGAGCATCCCGCTCGCGCTGGCGGTGGCGGCGGTGCGCGGCAGCCTCACCGACCGCGCGGTCATGGTGCTGACGACGGTCGCGCTGTCCGTCTCGTTCCTGGTGTACGTGATCGTCGGGCAGTGGCTGTTCGCCTTCCGGCTCGGGTGGTTTCCGGTGCAGGGGTGGAGCGACTCGGTGTGGACCAACCTGCTGCGCTACGCACCCTTGCCGGTGCTGCTGGCCGTGGCCGTCTCGCTCGCGCCGCAAACGCGGCTGTACCGCAGCTTCTTCCTCGACGAGATGGGGCAGGACTACGTGCGCACCGCCCGCGCCAAGGGCCTGGCCGAGCGCACGGTGCTGCTCAAGCACGTGCTGCGCAACGCGATGATCCCGATCCTCACGAACATCGGGGCCGGGCTGCCGGGCGTGTTCGTCGGCTCGTTCCTCATCGAGGTGTTCTTCTCCATCCCGGGGCTGGGCCGCGAGGTGCTGCTGGCCGTCAATCGCAGCGACTATCCCGTCATCCAGGCTTTCACGATCTACCTGGCGGTGCTGACGATGGCCATCAACCTGCTCACCGACCTGCTCTACAAGGCGGTGGACCCGCGCGTGGAGCTCAAGTGA
- a CDS encoding cupin domain-containing protein has translation MNGRLKHPLGELFGLTNFGVNLVHLAPGGISALRHAHTKQDEFVYILSGHPTLHTDEGNTPLAPGMCAGFKAGSGNAHRLVNETEEQVVYLEIGDRTPGDEVSYPDDDIAARMVESQWAFLHKNGDPY, from the coding sequence ATGAACGGACGCCTCAAGCATCCCTTGGGCGAGCTGTTCGGCTTGACGAACTTCGGCGTGAACCTGGTGCATCTCGCCCCCGGGGGGATCTCGGCCCTGCGCCATGCACACACGAAGCAGGACGAGTTCGTCTACATCCTCTCGGGCCATCCCACCTTGCACACCGACGAAGGGAACACGCCGCTGGCGCCGGGCATGTGCGCCGGGTTCAAGGCGGGCAGCGGCAACGCGCACCGGCTGGTCAACGAGACCGAAGAACAGGTCGTCTATCTCGAGATCGGCGACCGCACGCCGGGCGACGAAGTCAGCTACCCGGACGACGACATCGCCGCCCGCATGGTCGAAAGCCAGTGGGCCTTCTTGCACAAGAACGGCGACCCGTACTGA